A portion of the uncultured Bacteroides sp. genome contains these proteins:
- a CDS encoding pectate lyase has product MKSTNLLRRMCCGIFLPILALLFTSCVNKNAEDDLNPLPPAENPVNPGYDDDDPTTPPVNTEGQFPSFGQVKAFPGAEGYGRYAVGGRDGEIYHVTNLNDEGKGSFRDAVSKAYRIIIFDVSGVIKLGSEPIVLKNNQTILGQTAPGDGVVLYGGRVSASGASNTIVRYLRIRMGAGYSKQADACGIANGSNIIFDHCSITWGKDENFSVNSDGKGTAPQNITIQNSIIGQGLQNHSCGGLLQTGITEGVTIYRNLYIDNKTRNPKVKGLNQFVNNVLYNWGNGAAYNMGGDSEGPSETAIENNYFIVGPGGNWMDDGTGAIVFSYLTPTKPFVDGNQLFRTYCVGNYYDTDKNGTLNGRPVDLATECTGTPTFLEIRSALHPLISNQTTAEEAYNWVVKNVGANLPARDQVDAYLVDELTSLGGKGTIIRNETNTTQFSLGGPGTFKSGTTHLDTDNDGMPDEFEDKWKLDKNDGSDALKKASNGYTNLENYAFSLEFPDLYK; this is encoded by the coding sequence ATGAAAAGCACAAATCTTTTGAGGAGAATGTGTTGTGGCATCTTTTTGCCTATTCTCGCTCTTCTATTTACTTCGTGTGTTAATAAGAATGCGGAAGATGACTTGAATCCGCTTCCGCCGGCAGAAAATCCGGTAAACCCTGGTTACGATGATGATGACCCTACTACTCCTCCTGTTAATACGGAAGGACAGTTTCCTTCTTTCGGCCAAGTAAAAGCTTTCCCCGGAGCTGAAGGATACGGAAGGTATGCGGTAGGAGGAAGAGATGGTGAAATCTACCATGTAACAAATCTTAATGATGAAGGAAAAGGTTCTTTTCGTGATGCTGTAAGTAAAGCATACCGTATTATCATCTTTGATGTATCGGGAGTGATTAAATTAGGCTCTGAACCTATTGTACTAAAAAATAATCAAACTATTTTAGGGCAAACAGCACCGGGTGATGGAGTAGTGCTTTACGGTGGGCGTGTGTCTGCTTCGGGAGCATCGAACACCATTGTGCGTTATTTGCGTATACGCATGGGAGCGGGATATTCTAAACAAGCTGATGCATGCGGTATTGCCAACGGTTCGAATATCATTTTCGATCATTGTTCTATAACTTGGGGAAAAGACGAGAATTTTTCTGTTAATAGTGACGGAAAAGGTACTGCTCCTCAAAATATTACTATTCAGAATTCAATTATTGGTCAAGGGTTGCAAAACCATTCTTGCGGAGGATTATTGCAGACTGGTATTACTGAGGGAGTTACTATTTATCGGAATTTGTATATTGATAATAAAACTCGAAACCCTAAGGTCAAAGGACTAAATCAGTTTGTGAACAATGTGCTTTACAACTGGGGAAATGGCGCGGCATACAATATGGGTGGAGACTCAGAAGGCCCATCAGAAACGGCTATTGAAAACAATTACTTCATTGTGGGCCCGGGCGGTAACTGGATGGATGACGGAACAGGGGCAATTGTATTTAGCTATCTAACTCCGACCAAACCTTTTGTGGATGGAAATCAATTGTTTCGTACGTATTGTGTAGGTAACTATTATGATACAGATAAGAATGGAACTCTAAATGGACGGCCTGTTGATTTGGCTACAGAATGTACCGGAACTCCTACCTTCTTGGAAATACGCTCGGCATTGCACCCACTTATTTCAAATCAAACGACGGCTGAAGAAGCTTATAATTGGGTGGTTAAAAACGTAGGAGCTAATTTACCCGCTCGTGATCAAGTGGATGCATACCTGGTTGATGAGCTTACTTCACTGGGAGGAAAGGGTACTATTATAAGAAATGAAACCAATACAACTCAATTCTCATTGGGAGGTCCCGGTACCTTCAAATCGGGTACTACACATTTGGATACTGATAACGACGGTATGCCCGATGAGTTTGAAGATAAATGGAAGCTAGACAAAAATGATGGCAGCGATGCGCTGAAAAAAGCGTCTAACGGTTACACTAATTTAGAGAATTATGCGTTCTCTCTTGAATTTCCTGATCTATATAAATAA
- a CDS encoding glycoside hydrolase family 25 protein has protein sequence MPVWFRNLLAIVVVFAFAAGFYYFFIRPYAYRWKPCHTQKEYGVCMPCCYDVHGIDVSHYQGRIDWEKLLLTNETDYPIQFIFMKATEGRMLADDAFEQNFALARKYGFIRGAYHFFSPKADALKQANFFIRTVKLRPGDLPPVLDVELTGRKNKKELQESLKIWLNRIEAHYGVKPILYTSYKFKTKYLDDPSFDAYPYWIAHYYVDSVAYKGKWDFWQHTDVGTVKGIKEEVDLNVFNGSIDELRALAIQ, from the coding sequence ATGCCGGTGTGGTTTCGCAATTTGCTTGCTATTGTGGTTGTGTTTGCCTTTGCCGCCGGTTTCTATTACTTTTTTATTCGTCCGTATGCATATAGATGGAAGCCGTGCCATACTCAAAAAGAGTACGGAGTATGTATGCCTTGCTGTTACGATGTGCACGGCATTGATGTGTCGCATTATCAGGGTAGAATTGATTGGGAGAAATTGCTCTTAACCAATGAAACTGATTACCCGATACAATTTATCTTCATGAAAGCCACTGAAGGGAGAATGTTGGCTGACGATGCCTTTGAACAAAACTTCGCCCTTGCCCGTAAGTACGGCTTTATTCGTGGAGCTTATCACTTCTTTTCTCCCAAAGCGGACGCCCTGAAGCAAGCTAATTTCTTTATTCGAACGGTGAAACTTAGACCGGGAGATCTACCTCCGGTACTTGATGTGGAATTGACCGGTCGAAAAAACAAGAAAGAGTTGCAAGAAAGTCTCAAAATTTGGCTCAACCGCATAGAAGCTCATTACGGAGTGAAACCGATTCTTTATACTTCTTATAAATTTAAAACAAAGTATCTGGATGACCCTTCATTTGATGCTTACCCGTATTGGATTGCACACTATTATGTAGATTCCGTTGCTTATAAAGGTAAATGGGATTTTTGGCAACATACCGATGTGGGTACTGTAAAGGGAATAAAAGAGGAGGTCGATTTAAATGTCTTCAATGGTTCGATAGATGAGCTTAGAGCGCTTGCTATCCAATAA
- a CDS encoding SusC/RagA family TonB-linked outer membrane protein, with product MKLLKYVFVAMLLLIVGDAYAQRLVVSGKVTEDIGGQNEPIVGVNVNVVNSQNRSVGGTITNLDGVYNLSVPTQDKNLTLVYSFIGMKTKRVKYASQKVVNVVLESNVETLDEVAVVAKRIDRNDMGITQKEQVSATQKIKMEDLIAASPVSSVEEALQGRLGGVDIISGGGDPGARGSIHIRGTNSLNSSSEPLIVIDGVPYTTNIDEDFDFSTANNDDLGALLNIAPTDIESIEVLKDASATAIWGTKGANGVLMITTKKGSTGKTNFSFSSKFTAKIEPESIPMLSGNEYVAMIQESIWNSANYTGMGSTNKYLKLLFDTPEIGYNTDWKYFDEYNQDTDWLSEVRQTALTWDNNFSMSGGGEKANYRLSLGYLSDGGTTIGTGLKRLNSSMNINYQFSKKLKFGADFAYSQTDKDANWANLRSEAFTKMPNKSPYWIDPTTGERSTQYFSYQTPDFEGEFNGKENFNPVAMGKESKNNTMQREGKITFRMDYELMKGLSYKGWASMNMRTTKTRMFLPQVATGVVWTSKYANQSTDATSDQFSLQTENKLIFIKDWNRRHNLIANILVRTSQTQKSSYSSTTSGNASSGLSDPIVGSSVESIGSGDSEVRSVSSIGLLNYTLLERYVLQGSINMEGNSAMGKSHRMGYFPGVGISWNVHNEKFLKKQNWLDELKLRASVGQSGDAPSGASIYLGAFSSLGEYMNMAAIRPLRMQLDNLKWATSTEYNYGIDLGLLRGKLRFTFEYYEKYVKDLLQKDVNVPSSTGYTTIKYFNSGELTNKGWEFRTDVTLYNSKDWNVSANVNFSRNTNKVTDMPDNIAQENYAFGNGNYAVRVEEDRPLGSFYGYRYKGVFQNKDATFARDKEGNVMNDVSGNPIVMKNGSATAYPGDAIYEDINHDGVINEYDIVYLGNYMPVVTGGAGFSVRWKDWTLNAFFHGRFGQKIINAARMSNEAMYKPDNQSRAVLRRWRNEGDMTDIPRALYNEGYNFLGSDRFVEDASYVRLRSASLTYHIPKKIVRDWGLSSMNVYATGYDLFTWTKYTGQDPEVSVPSKANSLAKDDANTPCSIRFCIGVNMNF from the coding sequence ATGAAATTACTAAAATATGTGTTTGTTGCTATGTTGCTGCTCATCGTGGGAGACGCATACGCACAAAGGCTGGTCGTGTCCGGAAAAGTAACTGAGGATATTGGCGGCCAGAATGAACCCATTGTTGGCGTGAATGTAAACGTGGTGAACAGCCAGAACCGCTCGGTGGGAGGTACCATTACAAACTTAGATGGCGTCTATAACCTGAGTGTACCTACGCAGGATAAAAACCTGACTCTGGTTTATTCTTTTATTGGTATGAAAACCAAAAGAGTGAAGTATGCCAGTCAAAAAGTGGTGAACGTGGTCTTGGAGTCGAATGTGGAAACATTGGACGAAGTAGCAGTCGTAGCCAAACGTATTGACCGGAACGATATGGGTATTACGCAAAAAGAACAAGTCTCTGCAACCCAAAAAATAAAAATGGAAGATTTGATTGCGGCATCACCGGTATCATCGGTGGAAGAAGCGTTGCAAGGTAGACTTGGTGGCGTAGATATTATTTCGGGTGGTGGTGATCCGGGTGCTCGAGGTTCTATCCACATTCGTGGCACGAACTCTCTTAACTCGTCTTCTGAACCATTGATCGTTATTGATGGAGTTCCTTATACCACCAATATTGACGAAGATTTTGATTTCTCTACTGCTAATAATGATGATTTGGGTGCGTTATTAAACATTGCGCCAACTGACATTGAGTCTATAGAGGTATTGAAAGATGCCTCGGCCACTGCTATTTGGGGTACTAAAGGTGCCAATGGGGTGTTGATGATTACAACGAAAAAAGGTTCAACGGGAAAGACTAATTTTTCTTTCTCCAGCAAGTTTACTGCAAAGATTGAGCCGGAAAGTATTCCGATGCTAAGCGGTAATGAATATGTGGCGATGATACAGGAATCTATTTGGAATAGTGCCAACTACACTGGAATGGGAAGTACAAACAAATACCTGAAATTATTATTTGATACGCCTGAAATAGGTTATAATACGGACTGGAAATATTTCGATGAATACAATCAAGATACCGACTGGTTGAGTGAAGTAAGACAAACGGCGTTGACCTGGGATAACAATTTCTCGATGTCTGGTGGTGGTGAAAAGGCAAACTATCGTTTGTCGCTCGGATATCTTTCTGATGGCGGTACTACTATTGGCACCGGATTGAAGCGACTGAACAGTTCAATGAACATAAATTATCAATTCTCAAAGAAGTTGAAGTTTGGTGCTGATTTTGCTTATTCTCAGACGGATAAAGATGCCAACTGGGCGAATTTGCGTAGTGAGGCTTTCACCAAAATGCCTAATAAATCACCTTATTGGATTGATCCAACAACGGGAGAACGCTCTACGCAATATTTTTCTTATCAGACTCCTGACTTTGAAGGTGAATTTAATGGCAAAGAGAATTTTAATCCGGTTGCGATGGGAAAGGAGAGCAAAAACAACACGATGCAGCGAGAAGGAAAAATCACCTTCCGTATGGATTATGAGTTGATGAAAGGACTCTCCTATAAAGGATGGGCTTCTATGAACATGCGTACTACGAAAACGCGCATGTTTCTGCCTCAGGTAGCTACAGGAGTGGTATGGACTAGCAAATATGCCAACCAAAGCACGGATGCGACTTCCGACCAATTCTCTTTGCAAACAGAAAACAAGCTTATTTTTATTAAAGATTGGAACAGAAGGCATAATTTGATAGCCAATATCTTGGTAAGAACATCTCAGACACAGAAATCGAGCTACTCGAGTACGACTTCGGGTAATGCATCGTCGGGCTTATCAGATCCTATTGTGGGAAGTTCGGTAGAAAGTATAGGATCGGGCGACTCAGAAGTAAGAAGCGTATCGAGCATTGGTTTATTAAACTATACGCTTCTGGAACGATATGTATTGCAGGGTTCTATCAATATGGAAGGCAACTCAGCTATGGGTAAATCTCATCGTATGGGCTACTTCCCCGGGGTGGGAATTTCATGGAACGTCCACAATGAAAAGTTTTTGAAAAAACAAAATTGGCTGGACGAACTTAAACTCCGTGCTAGTGTGGGCCAGAGTGGTGATGCGCCAAGTGGTGCTTCTATTTATCTGGGAGCTTTTAGTTCATTGGGCGAATATATGAATATGGCTGCTATCAGACCATTGCGTATGCAGTTGGATAATCTGAAGTGGGCAACCTCTACCGAATATAATTACGGTATAGACTTGGGTCTTCTTAGAGGAAAATTGAGGTTTACGTTTGAATATTATGAAAAATACGTAAAAGACCTCTTGCAGAAAGACGTGAATGTACCTTCGAGTACGGGATATACGACTATTAAGTATTTTAACTCGGGTGAGCTGACTAACAAAGGATGGGAATTCCGTACGGATGTTACTCTGTATAATAGTAAAGACTGGAATGTGTCCGCTAACGTAAACTTTAGTCGCAATACGAATAAAGTGACAGACATGCCTGATAATATAGCTCAGGAAAACTATGCGTTTGGCAATGGAAATTATGCGGTGCGGGTGGAAGAGGATCGTCCGCTGGGATCATTCTACGGTTATCGTTACAAAGGAGTTTTCCAAAACAAAGATGCCACTTTTGCCCGTGATAAGGAAGGTAATGTGATGAACGATGTATCGGGTAATCCGATTGTAATGAAAAACGGATCGGCTACGGCATATCCGGGAGATGCTATTTATGAAGACATCAACCACGATGGGGTAATTAATGAATATGATATCGTGTACTTGGGCAATTATATGCCTGTGGTGACAGGCGGTGCCGGGTTCTCGGTACGTTGGAAAGACTGGACGCTTAATGCATTTTTTCACGGACGTTTTGGACAAAAAATCATCAATGCGGCGCGCATGTCGAATGAAGCAATGTATAAACCTGATAACCAAAGCCGTGCAGTGCTCAGAAGATGGAGAAATGAGGGAGACATGACGGATATTCCACGTGCACTTTACAATGAAGGATATAACTTCCTGGGCTCTGATCGTTTTGTAGAAGATGCTTCGTATGTGCGCTTGAGATCGGCATCACTGACTTATCACATACCGAAAAAAATCGTAAGAGATTGGGGATTGAGCAGTATGAATGTGTATGCAACAGGCTATGACTTGTTTACTTGGACCAAGTATACCGGACAGGACCCTGAAGTGTCAGTACCCAGCAAAGCAAACTCGCTGGCTAAAGATGATGCCAATACACCTTGCTCCATACGTTTTTGTATTGGTGTTAACATGAACTTCTAA
- the prmA gene encoding 50S ribosomal protein L11 methyltransferase encodes MKYLEFIFHTNPCTETANDVLSAVLGEVGFESFIESEGGLTGYIQQNIFDEKTLKEAIACFPIENVIIDYSWREAEDKNWNEEWEKNFFQPIVIDDRCVIHSTFHQDVPQAEYDILINPQMAFGTGHHETTSLIISELLDGDLSEKSLLDMGCGTSILSILARMRGAHPITAIDIDSWCVNNSEENIALNGLTDITVELGDASTLKGKGPFDVVIANINRNILLNDMEAYVACMKAQGELYMSGFYTEDIPLIREEAESLGLQFIESKEKNNWAAVKFLLTQVDSCTNL; translated from the coding sequence ATGAAGTATTTAGAATTTATCTTCCATACGAATCCTTGTACCGAAACTGCAAATGATGTGTTATCAGCTGTTTTAGGCGAAGTGGGATTTGAAAGTTTCATAGAATCCGAAGGTGGATTGACAGGGTATATTCAACAAAATATCTTTGATGAAAAAACGCTAAAAGAAGCGATTGCTTGTTTCCCGATAGAAAATGTGATCATTGACTACTCTTGGCGAGAAGCAGAAGATAAAAATTGGAATGAAGAATGGGAGAAGAACTTTTTTCAGCCGATAGTGATTGACGACAGATGTGTGATTCACAGTACCTTCCACCAGGATGTTCCACAAGCGGAATATGACATTCTTATCAATCCTCAAATGGCATTCGGAACGGGACACCACGAGACAACAAGCCTCATCATCAGTGAATTGCTTGATGGTGATTTGAGTGAGAAGTCGTTGCTCGACATGGGATGTGGCACTTCCATCTTGTCCATCTTGGCACGCATGCGTGGAGCACACCCCATTACCGCCATCGACATTGACTCATGGTGCGTAAATAACTCAGAAGAAAATATTGCTTTGAACGGCTTGACAGACATCACCGTAGAATTGGGAGACGCATCCACACTAAAAGGCAAAGGTCCCTTTGATGTGGTCATCGCAAATATCAACCGAAATATACTACTCAACGATATGGAAGCTTACGTAGCTTGCATGAAAGCACAAGGCGAACTCTATATGAGCGGATTTTATACCGAAGATATTCCTTTGATCAGAGAAGAAGCCGAAAGTCTGGGGCTACAGTTTATTGAAAGCAAAGAAAAGAATAATTGGGCGGCTGTGAAATTTCTGCTGACACAGGTGGATTCATGTACTAATTTATAA
- a CDS encoding fasciclin domain-containing protein has translation MKNITLTKRMLWVLLLPLLSLWGCDDKMSEHYEVPTWLKGSAWEVLEEKGNYTIFLEAIEKAGYRPLMEGKSILTVMAPDDAVFTTYLKGHAYTSVADIEEVELKKLIGFHLLYYSYNKERMENFRPDGDSESDEDKLVNAGLYYKFRTRSSSKPTVEQDGTTGKKMTIYHLERFLPVFSHYFFQTKGIDAKTNYEYFYPNSTWKGDNGFNVSNASVSEYAIIADNGYIYSIDQVLEPLETIYTELEKRDNYSEFLNLYDIYSTYEYDKTLSDDYGKAIGVDSLYLHKHGISLPPIAMEWPVSSYQYVRSLSAISYSVFAPSNKALNDFFTRFWDKGGYESLNDIDPLVMKHLLNQFVYGGSVVFPEEINKGEIKNAYGMKISFNTASITDRVMCVNGSLYGMNSMDTPPLFASVAGPAFRDKNSANYLYVLDGSSLMNSLVSDDANFTVLIPTNQQLQESGIYLMNYSTGSMLQIQTTDGWSNLGSAAMQQIVNMHSVNAVAGLKTTGTQVCPLQSAFNYWFVKDGRITCNALFNQCIEPEYNGDPFVPFTEITNNGTAWSNGKAYAYNYNALFEADNSDGLKHDLAACNDQRYPYYAFVQLMKKAGMISGTFIQGLGGRFAAFIPTNEAVEAGLAAGVIPGITNGKFTNGVLEGTVNAILLSSYLRSYFITSELNVLTTYPYPGSPMKSASYQTPGMSALMYTDNGSSLSVNLAGYSRMGHVISKYYYFPFAYYDGCFHLIDAVL, from the coding sequence ATGAAAAACATTACACTCACAAAAAGAATGCTTTGGGTGTTGCTTTTGCCTTTGTTGTCGCTCTGGGGATGCGATGACAAGATGTCCGAGCATTATGAAGTGCCAACCTGGCTGAAAGGTAGTGCTTGGGAAGTACTTGAGGAGAAGGGGAATTACACCATCTTCTTGGAAGCAATTGAAAAGGCCGGTTATCGACCTTTGATGGAAGGGAAAAGTATCCTTACCGTGATGGCCCCTGATGATGCTGTATTCACGACGTATCTGAAAGGACATGCTTATACTTCGGTGGCTGATATTGAAGAGGTTGAACTGAAAAAGCTCATTGGCTTCCACTTGCTGTATTATTCGTATAATAAAGAAAGAATGGAAAACTTCCGTCCTGACGGAGATTCTGAATCGGATGAAGACAAACTGGTAAATGCTGGTTTGTATTACAAATTTCGTACTCGTAGTTCTAGTAAGCCAACGGTGGAACAAGACGGTACGACGGGCAAGAAGATGACCATTTATCATCTGGAACGCTTTTTACCGGTATTCTCACATTATTTCTTTCAGACGAAAGGCATTGACGCCAAAACGAATTATGAGTATTTTTATCCGAACTCTACTTGGAAAGGAGATAATGGCTTCAATGTATCGAATGCGTCGGTAAGTGAATATGCAATTATAGCCGATAACGGATATATTTATTCTATTGACCAAGTGTTGGAACCGCTCGAAACGATTTATACCGAGCTTGAAAAACGGGATAATTATTCTGAATTCCTCAATTTATATGATATATATTCTACTTACGAATATGACAAAACGTTGTCTGATGACTATGGAAAAGCCATTGGGGTTGATTCACTTTATCTCCATAAACACGGCATTTCTTTGCCTCCTATTGCTATGGAGTGGCCAGTTTCTTCGTACCAGTATGTACGCTCTTTGTCGGCGATTTCTTATAGCGTCTTTGCTCCATCTAACAAGGCTTTGAATGATTTCTTTACCCGGTTTTGGGATAAGGGTGGCTACGAATCACTGAATGATATAGATCCACTTGTGATGAAGCATTTGCTTAACCAATTTGTATATGGAGGATCGGTGGTATTTCCCGAGGAAATAAATAAAGGGGAAATTAAAAATGCATACGGAATGAAAATCTCATTTAATACAGCTAGCATTACCGACCGGGTGATGTGTGTGAACGGGAGTCTTTATGGAATGAACAGCATGGATACGCCTCCATTGTTTGCTTCGGTAGCTGGTCCGGCATTTCGTGACAAGAACAGTGCGAACTACTTATATGTATTGGATGGATCGTCACTCATGAATTCACTTGTATCTGATGATGCTAATTTTACAGTATTGATTCCTACGAATCAGCAGCTGCAAGAGAGTGGGATTTACTTGATGAATTATAGCACAGGGAGTATGTTGCAGATTCAGACTACTGATGGATGGAGTAATTTGGGTAGTGCTGCAATGCAACAGATTGTAAATATGCATAGTGTGAATGCTGTGGCTGGACTGAAAACCACTGGTACACAGGTTTGTCCGTTGCAATCGGCCTTTAATTATTGGTTTGTAAAAGATGGACGAATTACCTGCAACGCTTTGTTTAATCAATGCATCGAGCCCGAATATAACGGTGATCCGTTTGTTCCTTTCACGGAAATAACCAATAACGGCACAGCTTGGAGCAACGGAAAAGCGTATGCGTATAATTATAATGCTCTTTTCGAAGCAGACAATTCAGATGGTTTGAAACATGATTTGGCTGCTTGCAACGACCAACGTTATCCGTATTATGCATTTGTGCAATTGATGAAGAAGGCCGGAATGATTTCGGGTACTTTTATTCAGGGACTTGGAGGACGATTTGCGGCTTTTATTCCTACCAATGAGGCAGTGGAAGCCGGATTAGCTGCCGGAGTTATCCCGGGAATTACCAATGGCAAGTTTACCAATGGTGTGCTGGAAGGCACGGTGAATGCAATTTTGTTGAGTAGTTACTTACGCTCATACTTCATTACTTCGGAACTGAATGTGCTAACTACTTATCCGTATCCCGGATCGCCCATGAAGAGTGCTTCTTATCAGACTCCGGGCATGAGCGCACTGATGTATACAGACAATGGCAGTAGCCTGAGTGTGAATTTGGCAGGATATAGCCGCATGGGTCATGTGATTTCGAAATACTATTATTTCCCATTTGCGTATTACGACGGATGCTTTCATCTGATTGACGCAGTTCTATGA
- a CDS encoding RagB/SusD family nutrient uptake outer membrane protein, which yields MKKIFLLFTMLSGLMMSSCSDWLDVLPKNEQVTDDYWKSKEDVEAVLASGYYYMRTAIPFFIDWGELRGGSVHTPIAGPRGKIQDFQLEANSTYCKWEVLYQVINMANSVINYAPTVLTVDETYKEAAMKSHQTEAYFMRALMYFYLVRNFKEVPLILTPYVDDSAPYSIAKSNEEAIIAQIKQDIETALATDAAKESYEDAWASKGRATKWSLYALMADVCLWSEDYDNCIVYANKLIEAKAAFRPVFMSVPENWFTLFYPGNSNESIFELNWDYATYGQTGNSPSNYYQLSNTSVYIYSEAMKGRLIEETEETLVVGKMPIRSLYGAYVPSTDDYKTAEDAYVWKYQGVGVDEKSAVRANKDANYIIYRMADVMLMKAEALVWKGASSWEAALKIVNQIRTRANLPEIVVNLQEVNELTMLKYILNERDMELAAEGKRWYDLVRFGKSKNSKYKSEFIEMVIENNSTASQSWLRSVLKNEYAWYLPIFQDELEANDLLKQNPYYDVTNQ from the coding sequence ATGAAAAAGATATTTTTACTTTTTACAATGCTAAGTGGGCTGATGATGAGTAGTTGCAGTGACTGGCTTGATGTATTGCCCAAAAATGAACAGGTGACGGACGATTACTGGAAATCGAAAGAAGACGTGGAAGCAGTATTGGCGTCGGGATATTACTATATGCGCACGGCAATTCCTTTTTTTATTGACTGGGGAGAGTTGAGAGGAGGATCGGTGCATACTCCCATAGCAGGTCCGAGAGGCAAAATTCAGGACTTTCAACTTGAAGCCAATTCTACTTATTGCAAATGGGAGGTGCTTTATCAAGTGATTAATATGGCCAATTCGGTGATTAATTATGCGCCAACTGTGCTTACAGTAGATGAAACGTATAAGGAAGCTGCGATGAAATCGCATCAAACAGAGGCTTATTTCATGCGTGCACTGATGTATTTCTATCTGGTACGTAATTTCAAGGAGGTGCCTTTGATTTTGACTCCTTATGTTGACGATTCGGCACCTTATTCAATTGCTAAGTCGAATGAAGAAGCAATTATTGCCCAAATAAAGCAAGATATAGAAACGGCTCTGGCTACGGATGCGGCCAAAGAGAGTTATGAGGATGCATGGGCTAGCAAAGGACGTGCTACCAAATGGAGTTTGTATGCATTGATGGCAGATGTTTGCTTATGGTCGGAAGATTACGATAATTGTATTGTGTATGCGAATAAATTGATTGAGGCCAAGGCTGCTTTCAGACCGGTATTTATGAGTGTGCCCGAAAACTGGTTTACCCTTTTCTATCCGGGAAATAGTAACGAATCTATTTTTGAATTGAACTGGGATTATGCTACGTACGGACAAACGGGAAACAGTCCGTCTAATTACTATCAACTGAGTAATACATCTGTTTATATTTACTCTGAAGCAATGAAGGGGAGACTGATAGAGGAAACGGAAGAGACTCTTGTTGTGGGTAAAATGCCTATTCGTAGCTTGTATGGAGCTTATGTGCCAAGTACTGATGACTATAAAACAGCAGAGGACGCTTATGTTTGGAAGTATCAAGGTGTGGGAGTAGATGAGAAGAGTGCGGTGCGTGCCAATAAAGATGCGAATTACATCATTTATCGGATGGCTGATGTAATGTTGATGAAGGCAGAAGCGCTGGTGTGGAAAGGAGCAAGTTCTTGGGAAGCTGCACTGAAAATAGTAAACCAGATTCGTACACGCGCTAACTTACCTGAAATTGTGGTAAACCTGCAAGAGGTGAATGAACTGACAATGCTGAAATATATACTGAATGAACGCGACATGGAATTGGCTGCTGAAGGAAAACGTTGGTATGATCTGGTGCGTTTTGGTAAGAGCAAAAACTCTAAATATAAAAGCGAATTTATAGAAATGGTTATTGAAAACAATTCAACAGCAAGTCAGAGCTGGCTTCGTTCGGTATTGAAAAATGAGTATGCATGGTATCTTCCTATTTTCCAGGATGAGTTAGAGGCCAATGACTTGTTGAAGCAGAATCCATATTATGATGTTACAAATCAATAA